One genomic segment of Nocardia spumae includes these proteins:
- a CDS encoding NAD-dependent epimerase/dehydratase family protein: MKILIIGGTGMIGAHAARHLRDCGDEVTVAGRGPVGDDSAVAGFALLTGDYIVPTFTPEQLAPFDGIVFAAGQDVRHKRAEDDAERFWENTQSLGVPRLAELAKRAGVGRFVQVGSYYHQLRPDLAERNPYIAARKAADDGARALADESFSVCTVNPPSIIGAVPGASARRYRRMVSWAAGNEPDIPDFAPPGGTNYMSAASLAQAIGGALRHGEPGAAYLVGDQNLSYRQFFQLLVDAAGGGRVIGERDEPHPLQPDASIIQGRGNTLAYEPGGDVVDRLGFARDDCVRAVKELVDVVVSASR; this comes from the coding sequence ATGAAGATCCTGATCATCGGCGGCACCGGCATGATCGGTGCGCACGCCGCGCGGCATCTGCGCGACTGTGGTGACGAGGTCACCGTCGCGGGCCGTGGTCCGGTCGGCGACGATTCCGCGGTCGCGGGTTTCGCGCTGCTCACGGGCGATTACATTGTTCCCACCTTCACCCCGGAGCAGTTGGCGCCGTTCGACGGGATCGTGTTCGCCGCGGGGCAGGACGTGCGGCACAAGCGGGCCGAGGACGATGCCGAGCGGTTCTGGGAGAACACCCAGAGCCTCGGTGTTCCCCGCCTCGCCGAGCTGGCCAAGCGGGCCGGTGTGGGCCGGTTCGTGCAGGTCGGCAGCTATTACCATCAGCTGCGACCCGACCTCGCCGAGCGCAATCCCTATATCGCGGCGCGCAAGGCGGCCGACGACGGCGCGCGGGCGCTCGCGGACGAATCGTTCAGCGTGTGTACGGTGAATCCGCCGTCGATCATCGGTGCCGTGCCGGGGGCGTCGGCGCGCCGTTACCGTCGAATGGTGTCATGGGCGGCCGGGAACGAGCCGGACATCCCCGATTTCGCTCCGCCCGGCGGCACCAATTACATGTCCGCGGCATCGTTGGCGCAGGCGATCGGCGGCGCGCTGCGCCATGGCGAACCGGGTGCGGCATATCTGGTGGGGGATCAGAACTTGTCGTATCGGCAGTTCTTCCAGTTGCTGGTCGACGCCGCGGGCGGTGGGCGTGTCATCGGCGAACGTGACGAGCCGCACCCGTTGCAACCGGATGCCTCCATCATCCAGGGGCGCGGCAACACGCTGGCCTACGAACCGGGGGGCGACGTGGTGGATCGGTTGGGTTTCGCTCGCGACGACTGTGTTCGGGCCGTGAAAGAGCTTGTCGACGTGGTTGTTTCGGCCTCGCGCTGA
- a CDS encoding SDR family NAD(P)-dependent oxidoreductase, which yields MTDFSPFSPGPMLAGRRAVVTGGAAGIGAAVARAFAAHGAHVLVADIEPVGVLEFDGAAGGSLTDVVWDVRTTPCPSVLAEHRPDILVNNVGHHLRAPHTFATDSPSLWDELHDINFAHVLRVTRALLEGMIERGAGSIINLTTVEAHRAIPGHAVYSGYKAALTGFTRSLAAEVGPRGIRVNAIAPDLIESVQVPYSQLVPEQDRSLWPIWSPLGGPGQPRDVAGVALFLASDLSRFVTGGTVHVDGGTHIAGGWVARRSGGWTNRPRNP from the coding sequence ATGACCGATTTCAGCCCATTCAGTCCCGGTCCGATGCTGGCGGGCCGGCGCGCGGTGGTCACCGGTGGCGCGGCGGGGATCGGTGCCGCCGTGGCGCGGGCGTTCGCCGCGCACGGCGCCCACGTTCTGGTCGCCGACATCGAACCGGTCGGCGTGCTCGAGTTCGACGGTGCCGCGGGTGGTTCCCTCACCGATGTCGTCTGGGATGTGCGCACGACGCCGTGCCCGTCCGTACTCGCGGAGCACCGGCCGGACATTCTGGTCAACAATGTCGGCCACCATTTGCGAGCACCGCACACCTTCGCGACCGATTCGCCGTCGCTGTGGGATGAACTGCACGACATCAACTTCGCGCACGTACTGCGGGTGACGCGGGCGCTGCTCGAGGGGATGATCGAGCGGGGTGCCGGGTCGATCATCAATCTCACGACGGTCGAGGCCCATCGGGCGATTCCCGGCCACGCCGTGTATTCCGGGTACAAGGCGGCGTTGACAGGGTTCACCCGGTCGCTGGCGGCGGAGGTGGGTCCCCGCGGTATCCGGGTCAACGCGATCGCTCCCGACCTCATCGAATCGGTTCAGGTGCCCTACTCGCAACTGGTTCCCGAACAGGACCGGTCGCTGTGGCCGATCTGGTCGCCGCTGGGTGGTCCCGGACAGCCGCGCGATGTTGCCGGGGTCGCGCTGTTTCTCGCCTCCGACCTGTCGCGTTTCGTGACCGGCGGGACTGTTCATGTCGACGGTGGCACCCATATCGCCGGCGGCTGGGTCGCGCGCCGCTCCGGCGGCTGGACCAACCGTCCCCGCAATCCCTGA
- a CDS encoding acyl-ACP desaturase: MSVPLTQRQILTELEPVAESAVNRHLSLAKDWHPHDYIPWAEGRNFALLGGIDWDPEQSRLSEVAKAALVTNLLTEDNLPSYHREISANFAQDGAWGTWVGRWTAEEARHSIAIRDYLVVTRGVDPVALERDRMRHMTDGFHATGDVGATDEPGFLYSVAYVSFQELATRISHRNTADACGDPIADRMLQRIAADENLHMIFYRTLCGAALDLAPDQAITAIDLIVRNFRMPGTGMPNFRRNGVLMAKHGIYDLRQHLEEVLQPVLRQWNVFDRNDFGPDGEQARERLADFLDDLENVRLPRFEEHRDRALARAAARCTG, from the coding sequence GTGAGCGTTCCCTTGACCCAACGGCAGATTCTCACCGAGCTCGAACCGGTGGCCGAGTCGGCAGTGAACCGGCACCTGAGTTTGGCCAAGGACTGGCATCCGCACGACTACATTCCGTGGGCGGAGGGCCGGAACTTCGCCCTGCTCGGTGGAATCGATTGGGACCCCGAGCAATCCCGGCTGTCGGAGGTAGCGAAAGCGGCGCTGGTGACGAACCTGCTCACCGAGGACAATCTGCCTTCCTACCACCGTGAGATCAGCGCGAATTTCGCGCAGGACGGAGCGTGGGGGACATGGGTGGGGCGGTGGACGGCCGAAGAGGCCCGGCACAGTATCGCTATCCGGGACTACCTCGTCGTCACCCGGGGTGTGGACCCGGTCGCGCTGGAGCGGGACCGGATGCGGCACATGACGGACGGGTTTCATGCCACCGGCGACGTCGGCGCCACGGATGAGCCGGGGTTTCTGTATTCGGTGGCGTACGTGTCCTTTCAAGAACTGGCGACCCGGATCAGTCACCGCAACACCGCCGACGCGTGTGGTGATCCGATCGCGGACCGGATGCTGCAGCGCATCGCCGCCGACGAGAACCTGCACATGATCTTCTATCGGACCCTGTGCGGGGCCGCACTGGATCTGGCGCCCGATCAGGCGATCACGGCCATCGATCTCATCGTGCGCAATTTCCGTATGCCCGGAACCGGCATGCCCAATTTCCGGCGCAACGGCGTGCTGATGGCCAAGCACGGCATCTACGATTTGCGCCAGCATCTGGAGGAGGTCCTGCAGCCGGTGCTCCGTCAGTGGAACGTGTTCGACCGCAACGATTTCGGGCCTGACGGTGAGCAGGCCCGGGAACGTCTGGCCGATTTTCTCGACGACCTGGAAAATGTGCGGCTTCCTCGATTCGAGGAACACCGGGACCGTGCGCTCGCTCGTGCGGCCGCCCGGTGCACCGGGTGA
- a CDS encoding transposase, which yields MVRHHAVADALLIELDERTGYLDCFAHAGDKQARRPVETESDRGPLAYSTNLGLTNMAEASGISYDILTWAAEWYVLRRSAAVGVVTEVRAR from the coding sequence GTGGTCCGTCACCACGCGGTGGCGGACGCTCTGCTGATCGAGCTGGACGAACGCACCGGCTACCTGGACTGCTTCGCCCATGCCGGTGACAAGCAAGCCCGCAGGCCGGTTGAAACGGAATCTGATCGCGGTCCTTTGGCCTACTCCACCAACCTCGGACTGACGAACATGGCCGAAGCGTCCGGTATCTCCTATGACATCCTGACCTGGGCAGCGGAGTGGTATGTGCTACGACGATCTGCTGCGGTTGGCGTGGTCACTGAAGTCCGGGCACGCTAG
- a CDS encoding amidase, which yields MEHLYEATAVQVAAAVAAGEISAVEVVRAHLARIDAVNPAVNAVTNVLADGALDTARTIDRRRAAGEAVGPLAGVPFTVKENIHVAGSATTMGVPAMRNLVAAADAPPVRRLRAAGAIAIGRTNLPDLTIAGLHTTSTLYGDTRNPWDTHGRTPGGTSGGDGVAVATGMAPLGLGNDSGGSLRNPATFNGITALKPSYGRFAADHRISGREPTLASQLFPVDGPLARSVADLRLAFEVLSGADAQDPRAVPAPPDGPPLSGPVTVGLVTDLDGDRMHPDVRAGLADAADALTDAGYRIEEVQVPALAEALEVYSGLISTEFSLVWPTLQPLLSKTSRLHMELMMGRQPPSDLPRYIQLTAARLGVQRVWTQFLDRYPLLLGPVYTELPPPPSVPVDADEQQRMMNPLRLCTATTLVGVPAVAVPAGVIGGLPQGVQVIGRMYREDLCLAAASAIEQRLGVPTPINPTAAGVRSRSRA from the coding sequence GTGGAGCATCTTTACGAGGCGACCGCCGTGCAGGTCGCCGCAGCCGTGGCCGCGGGCGAGATCAGCGCGGTCGAGGTGGTCAGAGCGCATCTGGCGAGGATCGATGCGGTCAACCCGGCAGTGAACGCGGTAACGAACGTGCTGGCCGACGGCGCCCTCGACACCGCACGCACGATCGACCGGCGGCGCGCGGCGGGCGAAGCCGTGGGTCCGCTGGCAGGAGTCCCGTTCACGGTGAAGGAGAACATCCATGTCGCGGGCTCGGCCACGACGATGGGTGTGCCGGCCATGCGGAACCTGGTAGCCGCCGCCGATGCGCCACCGGTGCGTCGGTTGCGCGCAGCCGGGGCGATCGCTATCGGCCGAACAAACCTGCCTGATCTGACGATTGCCGGTCTGCACACAACGAGCACGCTGTACGGCGATACGCGCAATCCGTGGGATACGCATGGTCGGACGCCGGGTGGGACAAGTGGTGGCGACGGTGTAGCGGTAGCCACCGGCATGGCGCCACTGGGACTGGGCAACGATTCTGGTGGCTCCCTACGCAATCCGGCGACATTCAATGGGATCACCGCACTCAAGCCCAGCTACGGCCGATTCGCCGCGGACCACCGAATCAGTGGTCGCGAACCGACACTGGCGTCGCAACTGTTCCCGGTCGATGGTCCACTCGCCCGGTCGGTGGCGGATCTGCGCCTGGCATTCGAAGTGCTGTCCGGTGCCGACGCGCAGGATCCGCGGGCCGTTCCGGCACCGCCCGACGGTCCGCCGCTCAGCGGTCCCGTCACAGTCGGGCTTGTGACCGATCTCGACGGTGACCGAATGCATCCCGACGTGCGCGCCGGATTGGCCGATGCGGCAGACGCATTGACCGATGCCGGCTACCGGATCGAAGAAGTACAGGTACCCGCGCTGGCCGAAGCGCTGGAGGTCTATTCCGGATTGATCAGCACCGAATTCTCTTTGGTCTGGCCCACACTGCAGCCGCTGCTGAGCAAAACCAGCCGCCTGCACATGGAGCTGATGATGGGTCGGCAACCACCATCAGACCTGCCCCGCTACATCCAGCTGACCGCCGCGAGGCTGGGTGTGCAGCGTGTATGGACGCAGTTTCTCGACCGGTATCCGCTACTGCTCGGACCGGTTTACACCGAATTGCCGCCACCGCCATCGGTTCCGGTCGACGCAGACGAACAGCAGCGAATGATGAACCCGTTGCGGTTGTGCACCGCCACCACCCTGGTAGGAGTTCCAGCGGTAGCTGTTCCGGCTGGTGTTATCGGCGGGCTACCTCAGGGCGTTCAGGTCATCGGCCGAATGTATAGGGAAGACCTCTGTCTGGCCGCGGCAAGCGCCATCGAGCAACGCTTGGGAGTGCCGACCCCGATCAACCCGACAGCGGCCGGTGTCCGATCGCGTTCGCGCGCGTGA
- a CDS encoding TetR/AcrR family transcriptional regulator, whose translation MHQRLSREESRRQTRDRLLDAAAELFAERGVNGTSVEQIAERAGYSRGAFYGNFADKHELTLELLTRRTQRELDEVAGLDHTSREPLREFNRARARHLDEWLALRLELVLHVLRNPQLRSRLAERELTARNAIATGITHELPHPPAAPAFLALIVHALEDGLLVQKLLTPNGIPDDIVVDAYDLLIAAWAALAEKECKSAQ comes from the coding sequence ATGCATCAGCGTCTCAGCCGCGAGGAGAGCCGACGACAGACCCGGGACCGGCTGCTCGACGCCGCCGCGGAGTTGTTCGCCGAAAGGGGTGTCAACGGCACCTCGGTAGAGCAGATAGCCGAGCGCGCCGGATACTCCCGAGGAGCCTTCTACGGCAACTTCGCGGACAAGCATGAACTCACACTCGAACTCCTCACCCGACGAACGCAGCGCGAGCTCGATGAAGTCGCCGGACTCGACCACACCAGCCGGGAACCGTTGCGCGAGTTCAATCGCGCCCGTGCCCGTCACCTCGACGAATGGCTGGCGCTACGGCTCGAACTCGTACTCCATGTACTGCGTAACCCCCAACTGCGATCACGCCTAGCCGAACGCGAACTCACCGCTCGCAACGCCATCGCCACCGGAATCACCCACGAATTACCGCATCCTCCTGCCGCCCCCGCTTTCCTGGCGCTGATAGTGCACGCCCTCGAAGACGGCCTTCTGGTTCAGAAGCTACTGACCCCCAACGGGATCCCCGACGATATCGTCGTCGACGCCTACGATTTGTTGATCGCCGCGTGGGCGGCATTGGCCGAGAAGGAGTGCAAGTCAGCGCAATAA
- a CDS encoding DUF427 domain-containing protein, with protein sequence MQPSGFAEWPDYRVDVQRIRNLVRITAGDRLLAETTASLLVAEQDHGIVFYVPTADVRFDQLVPDEYTSRCPFKGQARYWRPSDGTEPVAWEYHDPYPEVALMRDHIGFYQDRVRLEVGVATPAVSGRTQRARPSKAPAAGD encoded by the coding sequence ATGCAACCGTCGGGATTCGCCGAATGGCCCGACTATCGCGTCGATGTGCAGCGCATCCGCAATCTGGTCCGGATCACGGCCGGTGACCGGCTGCTCGCCGAGACGACCGCGAGCCTGCTGGTCGCCGAGCAGGATCACGGGATCGTGTTCTACGTGCCCACCGCCGACGTGCGCTTCGATCAGCTCGTGCCGGACGAGTACACCTCTCGGTGCCCGTTCAAGGGGCAGGCCCGGTACTGGCGACCGAGCGACGGGACCGAGCCCGTCGCCTGGGAGTATCACGACCCCTATCCGGAAGTCGCGCTGATGCGGGACCATATCGGCTTCTATCAGGACCGTGTCCGCCTCGAGGTCGGTGTGGCGACCCCGGCGGTCAGCGGCCGCACACAGCGCGCCCGGCCCAGCAAGGCCCCGGCCGCCGGCGACTAG
- a CDS encoding cyclase family protein, whose product MPDLSVFRDIADRVNNWGRWGADDEIGTLNFITDEVVRAAAATVRTGRRVGLALPLTQRGVQTGLVPGRVNPLHTMVAVNWELFGPGFVATSDDSVTMGLQAGTHWDALPHVSHSGRIYNGRPADSITAHRGARFAGIDKVAHIVSRGVLLDVARARGVDRLPGDHAVSPEDLDAAEAMAEVRVRAGDVVLVRTGQMGRYLEGDRDGYGTPSPGLSMRCPEWFHARDVAAVATDTLTFEICPPEVDGLWLVVHALHLVEMGMLQGQNWNLEDLSRVCAEDGRYQFLLSAMPEPFAGATGTPVAPVAIF is encoded by the coding sequence ATGCCGGATCTGTCTGTCTTCCGTGACATCGCTGACCGTGTGAACAACTGGGGGCGCTGGGGCGCCGACGACGAAATCGGGACGCTCAATTTCATCACCGACGAGGTGGTCCGGGCCGCCGCGGCGACGGTGCGCACGGGACGGCGGGTCGGGCTGGCCCTGCCGTTGACACAGCGTGGGGTCCAGACCGGACTGGTGCCGGGGCGGGTGAATCCGCTGCACACCATGGTTGCCGTGAACTGGGAGCTGTTCGGCCCCGGTTTCGTTGCGACCAGCGATGATTCGGTCACCATGGGGCTGCAGGCAGGCACGCACTGGGATGCCCTGCCGCATGTCTCCCATAGCGGCCGCATCTACAACGGCCGCCCGGCCGATTCGATCACCGCACATCGCGGTGCGCGTTTCGCCGGGATCGACAAGGTGGCCCATATCGTCTCCCGCGGCGTGCTGCTCGATGTCGCACGGGCACGCGGGGTGGACCGGCTGCCCGGCGATCACGCCGTGTCCCCGGAAGATCTCGACGCCGCCGAGGCGATGGCGGAGGTCAGGGTGCGGGCCGGGGATGTGGTGCTGGTGCGGACCGGGCAGATGGGGCGGTATCTGGAGGGTGACCGGGACGGTTACGGTACCCCGTCACCGGGATTGTCGATGCGCTGCCCGGAATGGTTCCACGCGCGCGATGTCGCCGCCGTCGCGACCGACACCCTCACCTTCGAGATCTGCCCACCCGAGGTGGACGGTCTGTGGCTGGTGGTCCATGCCCTGCATCTGGTCGAGATGGGCATGCTGCAGGGACAGAACTGGAACCTGGAGGATCTTTCCCGGGTCTGTGCCGAGGACGGTCGCTACCAATTCCTGCTCTCGGCCATGCCCGAGCCGTTCGCGGGTGCGACCGGAACCCCGGTCGCGCCGGTGGCGATCTTCTAG
- a CDS encoding glutamine synthetase family protein: MEGLTAKERHDRAIRAGALSADLSARDIIAVAVTWIDTSGIARVKAVPVQRFSHAAAWGVGASPVFDAFLLDDSILTGHFAGGPTGDLRLYPDLDRVTPLAALPGWAWAPADRYTQSGMPHPRDARLLLRRLVDEFGADGASLRTAIEFEWNVARPDPLDPDRFHPATTAPAYGMARLSELAGYLRDVLTMLRDSGVAVEQIHPEYELSQFELSVAASDPVSTADTAVLVREVVRATGTAHGLRTVFGPMATADAVGNGGHVHMSVWHRGVNQMSGGSGPFGMSAAGEGFAAGILQHLPGLLALGCPSVASYLRLRPGRWAGAYRCWGLENREAALRYISGSEGEHARAANVEVKAFDAAANPYLALAGLIAAGRSGVRSEATLPDPVAGDPDHLDPQTRSARGIDPLPGTLAAAVAAFESDDVLAAAFGAELVDTIASVRRGEIALFADATAEQITAASRWRY, translated from the coding sequence ATGGAAGGTTTGACCGCGAAAGAACGCCACGATCGGGCGATCCGGGCGGGTGCCCTCAGCGCGGACCTGAGCGCTCGCGACATCATCGCGGTGGCGGTGACCTGGATCGACACCAGCGGGATCGCACGTGTCAAAGCCGTACCGGTGCAACGGTTCTCGCATGCCGCGGCGTGGGGTGTGGGCGCCTCGCCGGTCTTCGACGCATTCCTGCTCGACGACTCGATCCTGACCGGGCATTTCGCCGGCGGTCCCACCGGTGATCTGCGGTTGTATCCCGATCTCGACCGCGTCACTCCGCTGGCCGCGCTACCGGGCTGGGCATGGGCTCCCGCCGACCGCTACACCCAGAGCGGCATGCCGCATCCGCGCGACGCACGGCTGCTGCTGCGCCGTCTCGTCGACGAATTCGGGGCCGACGGCGCGAGCCTGCGCACCGCGATCGAATTCGAATGGAATGTGGCGCGGCCCGATCCGCTCGATCCGGACCGGTTCCACCCGGCTACGACGGCACCCGCCTACGGGATGGCCCGGCTCAGCGAGCTGGCCGGTTATCTGCGCGATGTGCTGACCATGTTGCGAGACAGCGGTGTGGCCGTCGAGCAGATCCATCCGGAGTACGAGCTGAGCCAATTCGAACTGTCGGTCGCCGCGAGCGATCCGGTGAGTACCGCCGACACGGCCGTGCTGGTGCGGGAGGTGGTCCGGGCGACCGGGACGGCTCACGGCCTGCGCACCGTCTTCGGGCCGATGGCGACCGCCGACGCCGTAGGCAACGGCGGGCACGTGCACATGAGTGTGTGGCACCGGGGCGTCAACCAGATGTCCGGCGGCTCGGGACCGTTCGGCATGTCCGCCGCGGGTGAGGGCTTCGCCGCCGGAATCCTGCAACATCTGCCGGGACTGCTCGCCCTGGGCTGCCCCTCGGTCGCGAGCTACCTGCGTTTGCGGCCCGGCCGCTGGGCGGGCGCCTACCGATGCTGGGGGCTGGAGAACCGCGAAGCGGCTCTGCGCTACATCAGCGGAAGCGAGGGCGAACACGCTCGCGCGGCCAACGTCGAGGTGAAGGCGTTCGACGCCGCCGCGAACCCCTACCTCGCACTGGCGGGCCTGATCGCGGCCGGGCGCTCGGGGGTGCGATCGGAGGCCACGCTGCCCGACCCCGTCGCCGGCGATCCGGACCACCTGGACCCGCAGACCCGGTCGGCGCGGGGAATCGACCCGCTGCCCGGGACCCTGGCGGCGGCGGTGGCCGCCTTCGAATCCGACGACGTCCTGGCGGCCGCGTTCGGCGCCGAACTCGTCGACACCATCGCCAGCGTCCGGCGCGGTGAGATCGCGCTGTTCGCCGACGCCACCGCCGAACAGATCACCGCCGCGTCTCGCTGGCGGTATTGA
- a CDS encoding MerR family transcriptional regulator, producing MLTIGRLAAAAGVTVRTVRHYHHVGLLPEPERDESGYRRYSARTVVDLLRIRTLADAGVPLARIEALLHAQPSEFAAALADIDTELQRRIDRLGEYRRRIAQLDSGERLVLPTEVVALLDRMRDLGVSERRVGLERDAWILMRALEPGLVSQRLREKNAAFDDAETTRLYLACDRAVDWDPHDPRLDRLIDDLDGWRIRHERDGVPSGHVPMVFSRIAEETPAWHRIVAALTHRAQRRAALNTASETRR from the coding sequence GTGCTCACCATCGGTCGGCTCGCCGCGGCGGCGGGCGTCACCGTGCGCACCGTGCGCCACTACCATCACGTCGGCCTGCTGCCCGAGCCCGAACGTGACGAGTCCGGCTATCGCCGCTACAGCGCCCGAACGGTGGTGGACCTCCTCCGGATCAGGACCCTCGCCGATGCCGGTGTTCCCCTGGCCCGGATCGAGGCCCTGCTGCACGCGCAACCGAGCGAGTTCGCCGCCGCGCTGGCCGATATCGATACCGAACTACAACGCAGAATCGACCGGCTCGGCGAGTACCGCCGCCGGATCGCGCAATTGGACAGCGGTGAACGGCTCGTGCTGCCGACCGAGGTGGTCGCGCTCCTGGACCGGATGCGCGACCTGGGCGTCAGCGAACGGCGAGTCGGCCTCGAACGCGACGCGTGGATCCTCATGCGGGCACTGGAACCCGGCCTCGTATCGCAGCGGCTCCGGGAGAAGAACGCCGCCTTCGACGATGCCGAGACGACGCGGCTGTACCTCGCGTGCGATCGGGCGGTCGACTGGGATCCCCACGATCCACGGCTGGATCGTCTGATCGACGATCTGGACGGCTGGCGGATCCGGCACGAACGAGACGGTGTCCCGTCCGGTCATGTGCCGATGGTCTTCTCCCGGATAGCGGAGGAGACACCGGCTTGGCACCGGATCGTCGCCGCGCTCACCCATCGGGCGCAGCGGCGCGCCGCGCTCAATACCGCCAGCGAGACGCGGCGGTGA
- a CDS encoding alpha/beta fold hydrolase: MTNNSTSAARLDPPVAGFQDIDGRRIFVHRAGSGGPAVVFLPGAGAVGLDYFTVQQGVSEFTTAVVYDRGGTGYSDPVPLPRTAAAVATELRDVLRAEGLAGPYVLAPHSLGGLYAHRFAQLYPREVAGLVWLDGLHRDWDSFMPSAASLAATERMTPDPDRLRELRAAVRAMSTELYARYPEHIRQPLIDAKAGDDWLRAGLAERRALVELATELRSGPDIPDVPVVALTVLGEDPDGNRISREIQEGRRAMDAALAGSVSCGQQRIVSGTVHHRLCFDRPDAVIRAIRDVLDRAASV; this comes from the coding sequence ATGACGAACAACAGCACATCCGCGGCCCGGCTGGATCCGCCGGTCGCGGGGTTTCAGGACATCGACGGCAGACGGATTTTCGTCCATCGGGCGGGCAGCGGGGGACCGGCGGTCGTGTTCCTGCCGGGCGCGGGCGCTGTCGGACTCGATTATTTCACTGTCCAGCAAGGGGTTTCGGAATTCACCACCGCCGTGGTGTACGACCGCGGCGGCACGGGGTACAGCGATCCGGTCCCGCTGCCGCGGACGGCCGCCGCGGTCGCCACCGAACTGCGCGACGTCCTGCGCGCCGAGGGCCTCGCCGGACCGTACGTGCTCGCCCCACACTCGCTCGGCGGTTTGTACGCGCATCGGTTCGCGCAGTTGTATCCGCGAGAGGTGGCCGGGCTGGTGTGGCTCGACGGTCTGCACCGCGACTGGGACTCGTTCATGCCGTCGGCGGCGAGTCTGGCGGCGACCGAGCGGATGACACCGGATCCGGACCGGCTTCGCGAGCTGCGCGCGGCCGTGCGCGCGATGAGCACCGAGCTGTACGCGCGGTACCCGGAGCACATCCGGCAGCCGCTGATCGACGCCAAGGCCGGCGATGATTGGCTGCGCGCCGGGCTCGCCGAACGCCGCGCGCTCGTCGAACTCGCCACCGAACTGCGGTCCGGGCCGGATATCCCCGATGTCCCGGTGGTCGCCCTCACCGTCCTGGGCGAGGACCCCGATGGGAACCGGATCTCGCGGGAGATCCAGGAGGGCAGAAGAGCGATGGATGCCGCTCTGGCCGGCTCGGTCTCGTGCGGGCAGCAGCGCATCGTGTCCGGCACCGTCCACCACCGGCTCTGCTTCGATCGTCCCGACGCCGTGATCCGGGCGATCCGTGATGTTCTCGACCGGGCCGCATCCGTTTAG
- a CDS encoding DUF6390 family protein, with translation MNRRSDGVEMFARYAYAPNALGYCGPTDSTALATGTESEIRDAAREFSGAWPYLRIMASMTGVDDPLDRRLVESYWLGGGLGARLDSAAFLSHLLALIGPLAQGYWRHLTPALAAEANANHSFHVFGVYPWSWLLGRGPAEQPLRVLDGCRISWARVCDRNSCEVTVRSRQLRWDGRRLSLSPNTVRALDITGGAAWPGLERIGVGDHVALHWDHICGRLDLAQLRTLAAATVRQLRVTNRRLAARLDGEPVRS, from the coding sequence GTGAACCGGCGCAGCGACGGGGTCGAGATGTTCGCCCGGTACGCCTACGCACCCAATGCGCTGGGCTATTGCGGGCCGACGGACAGCACGGCACTGGCCACGGGCACCGAATCCGAAATCCGGGACGCCGCCCGGGAGTTCTCCGGCGCCTGGCCGTACCTGCGGATCATGGCCTCGATGACCGGTGTCGACGACCCATTGGACCGGCGGCTGGTCGAATCGTATTGGCTCGGTGGGGGACTCGGCGCCCGGCTCGACTCCGCCGCATTCCTCTCACACCTGCTGGCCCTCATCGGTCCACTGGCCCAGGGGTACTGGCGGCACCTGACCCCGGCGCTGGCCGCGGAGGCGAACGCGAACCACAGCTTTCACGTCTTCGGTGTCTATCCGTGGTCGTGGCTGCTGGGGCGCGGCCCGGCCGAGCAGCCGTTGCGCGTTCTGGACGGCTGCCGGATCTCGTGGGCGCGGGTGTGCGATCGAAACTCCTGCGAGGTGACGGTGCGCTCACGGCAGTTGCGCTGGGACGGCCGCCGGCTGAGTCTGTCGCCGAATACCGTTCGCGCACTTGATATCACCGGCGGTGCCGCGTGGCCGGGCCTCGAGCGAATCGGCGTCGGCGATCATGTCGCACTGCACTGGGACCACATCTGTGGTCGGCTCGATCTCGCCCAGCTCCGCACTCTCGCCGCGGCCACCGTGCGGCAGCTGAGGGTCACCAACCGCCGGCTGGCCGCGCGGCTCGACGGTGAGCCGGTGCGGAGTTGA